Proteins from a genomic interval of Piscinibacter sp. HJYY11:
- a CDS encoding acyl-CoA thioesterase II produces the protein MSSLTPLSTILAGRRRHEHDVGFDIPADWLQGRTSFGGLISTLAVQAMRDVAGSAWPATVKLRALQTSFIGPVGLGAMDVTVTLLREGKNVRQVQALVKQQGQVSALMLGVFGIDRETIVPAKSPERPPVALSPEETPERVVRGGAPNFTQHMDMRFVEGVPPFSGQHSELSKIHLRLKGEPTPIDLELLTVLLADVPPTPVISNFTQPTPASSVSWELELRPLAQAPAADGWWRVDTDVLASGGGYVNQITKLWAPGGELAALGYQVAAVYG, from the coding sequence ATGAGCAGTCTCACGCCTCTTTCCACCATCCTCGCCGGCCGTCGCCGGCACGAGCATGACGTCGGCTTCGACATCCCCGCCGACTGGCTGCAAGGCCGCACCTCCTTCGGCGGCCTCATCTCCACGCTCGCCGTGCAGGCGATGCGAGACGTGGCCGGCAGCGCCTGGCCCGCCACCGTCAAGCTGCGCGCCTTGCAGACGAGCTTCATCGGCCCGGTCGGCCTGGGCGCGATGGACGTGACGGTCACGCTGCTGCGCGAGGGCAAGAACGTGCGCCAGGTGCAGGCGCTGGTGAAGCAGCAGGGGCAAGTGTCGGCGCTGATGCTCGGTGTCTTCGGCATCGACCGCGAGACCATCGTGCCGGCCAAGTCACCCGAGCGGCCGCCGGTGGCGCTGTCGCCGGAAGAGACGCCCGAGCGCGTGGTGCGCGGCGGCGCACCCAACTTCACCCAGCACATGGACATGCGCTTCGTCGAAGGCGTGCCGCCCTTCTCGGGCCAGCACAGCGAGCTGAGCAAGATCCACCTGCGCCTGAAAGGCGAGCCCACGCCGATCGACCTGGAGTTGCTCACGGTGCTGCTCGCCGACGTGCCGCCCACGCCGGTGATCAGCAACTTCACGCAGCCCACGCCCGCGAGCTCGGTCTCGTGGGAACTGGAGCTGCGCCCGCTCGCGCAGGCACCCGCGGCCGACGGCTGGTGGCGCGTGGACACCGACGTGCTCGCCTCGGGCGGCGGCTACGTCAACCAGATCACCAAGCTGTGGGCACCCGGCGGCGAGCTGGCCGCGCTGGGCTACCAGGTGGCCGCGGTCTACGGTTGA
- a CDS encoding GNAT family N-acetyltransferase yields MTDTPTYTVSHNPAEHRFEVAIEGHLAIAEYRMTSPTVMRLTHTEVPQALEGRGIAGALARFAMAHARQHQLKIDPQCPYMRAYMEKHPETHDLRL; encoded by the coding sequence ATGACCGACACCCCCACCTACACCGTCTCGCACAACCCGGCCGAGCACCGCTTCGAGGTCGCCATCGAGGGCCACCTCGCGATCGCCGAGTACAGGATGACGAGCCCGACGGTGATGCGGCTCACGCACACCGAAGTGCCGCAGGCGCTCGAAGGCCGCGGCATCGCGGGTGCACTGGCTCGCTTTGCGATGGCGCATGCGCGCCAGCACCAGCTCAAGATCGACCCGCAGTGCCCCTACATGCGCGCCTACATGGAGAAGCATCCCGAGACGCACGACCTGCGCCTATGA
- a CDS encoding M3 family metallopeptidase: MTSNPLVQPWTTPYELPPFADVRAEHFKPAFEAAMAEQRAEIDAIAANATAPSFDNTIAALDRSGRLLARVESLFHNLGASETSPELQAVEREMAVPLAAHGSAIYMNARLFKRVDALHAERDQLGLSAEQRRLIERVHLDFVRAGAKLEADAQKRYAEVVQRLAELHTRFSQNVLADESSFRLVLRDERDLAGLPDFVRAAARQAAAERGISDAHVITLSRSHIVPFLTFSQRRDLREQAWRAWVSRGEHDGAHDNRPIAREILTLRHEQARLHGYACYADYVLADTMAGTRSAVNDLLDKVWAPAAERAAEEQRDLVALAAAFGEPTQVEAWDWRYLAEKLRRQRFDVDEAAVKPYFPLERMVEAAFDCAHRLFGLRFVVRSDLRAYHPDVKVYEVRQGEDLIGLFLHDNFARPTKRSGAWMSLYRQQSRGADGVRVVPIVANNNNFAKGAPGEPTLLSFDDARTLFHEFGHGLHGLLSNVDYERLSGTNVLRDFVELPSQLFEHWLGEREVLKRHARHHATGEPIPDELVQRIEAASKFNQGYETLRYLASAKVDMAVHSRTEAEGPDIVAFERAEVERMGLPAAVGMNHRLPHFLHLFAGAGYAAGYYVYLWAEVLDADGYDAFTEAGDPFDAAVAQRLREHIYSSGNSREPREAYRAFRGRDPEVQPMLRERGLLEGLLEDVRPA; encoded by the coding sequence ATGACCTCCAACCCCCTGGTGCAGCCTTGGACCACGCCGTACGAGCTGCCGCCTTTTGCCGATGTTCGCGCCGAGCACTTCAAGCCGGCCTTCGAGGCGGCGATGGCAGAGCAGCGGGCCGAGATCGATGCCATCGCCGCCAACGCCACCGCGCCCAGCTTCGACAACACCATCGCCGCGCTCGACCGCAGCGGCCGGCTGCTCGCGCGTGTGGAGTCGCTCTTCCACAACCTCGGCGCGAGCGAAACGTCGCCCGAGCTCCAGGCCGTGGAGCGCGAGATGGCGGTGCCGCTCGCCGCACACGGCAGCGCGATCTACATGAACGCCCGGCTCTTCAAGCGCGTCGATGCGCTCCACGCCGAGCGCGACCAGCTCGGGCTGAGTGCCGAGCAGCGGCGGCTGATCGAGCGCGTCCACCTCGACTTCGTGCGCGCCGGCGCCAAGCTCGAGGCCGACGCGCAGAAGCGCTACGCCGAAGTCGTGCAGCGCCTCGCCGAGCTGCACACCCGCTTCAGCCAGAACGTGTTGGCCGACGAGTCGTCGTTCCGCCTCGTGCTGCGCGACGAGCGCGACCTCGCCGGCCTGCCCGACTTCGTGCGCGCCGCCGCGCGCCAGGCCGCCGCCGAGCGCGGCATCTCCGACGCGCACGTCATCACGCTCTCGCGCTCGCACATCGTGCCCTTCCTCACCTTCAGCCAGCGGCGCGACCTGCGCGAGCAGGCCTGGCGCGCGTGGGTGAGCCGCGGCGAGCACGACGGGGCCCACGACAACCGCCCGATCGCACGCGAGATCCTGACGCTGCGCCACGAGCAGGCTCGGCTGCACGGCTACGCCTGCTATGCCGACTACGTCCTGGCCGACACCATGGCCGGCACCCGCTCGGCCGTGAACGACTTGCTGGACAAGGTGTGGGCGCCGGCGGCCGAGCGTGCGGCCGAAGAGCAGCGCGACCTGGTGGCGCTGGCCGCTGCTTTCGGCGAGCCGACGCAGGTCGAGGCCTGGGACTGGCGCTACCTCGCGGAGAAGCTGCGCAGGCAGCGCTTCGACGTGGACGAAGCCGCGGTGAAGCCGTACTTCCCCCTCGAGCGCATGGTCGAGGCCGCGTTCGACTGCGCCCACCGCCTCTTCGGCCTGCGCTTCGTCGTGCGCAGCGACCTCCGCGCCTACCACCCCGACGTGAAGGTCTACGAGGTGCGCCAGGGCGAGGACCTCATCGGCCTCTTCCTGCACGACAACTTCGCGCGGCCCACCAAGCGCAGCGGCGCGTGGATGTCGCTCTACCGCCAGCAGTCGCGCGGGGCCGATGGGGTGCGGGTGGTGCCGATCGTCGCCAACAACAACAACTTCGCCAAGGGCGCGCCGGGCGAGCCCACGCTGCTGAGCTTCGACGATGCACGCACGCTGTTCCACGAGTTCGGCCATGGCCTGCATGGCCTGCTGTCGAACGTGGACTACGAGCGCCTGTCGGGCACCAACGTGCTGCGCGACTTCGTCGAGCTGCCGTCGCAGCTCTTCGAGCACTGGCTGGGCGAGCGCGAGGTGCTGAAGCGCCACGCCCGCCACCACGCGACCGGCGAGCCGATCCCCGACGAGCTGGTGCAGCGCATCGAGGCCGCGAGCAAGTTCAACCAGGGCTATGAGACGCTGCGCTACCTCGCGTCGGCGAAGGTCGACATGGCCGTGCACTCGCGCACCGAGGCCGAAGGCCCCGACATCGTGGCCTTCGAGCGTGCCGAGGTCGAGCGCATGGGCTTGCCAGCCGCCGTGGGCATGAACCACCGGCTGCCGCACTTCCTGCACCTCTTCGCAGGCGCGGGCTATGCCGCGGGCTACTACGTCTACCTGTGGGCCGAGGTGCTCGATGCCGACGGCTACGACGCCTTCACCGAAGCCGGCGACCCGTTCGACGCGGCGGTGGCGCAGCGCCTGCGCGAGCACATCTATTCGAGCGGCAACAGCCGCGAGCCGCGCGAGGCCTACCGTGCCTTCCGCGGGCGCGACCCCGAGGTGCAGCCCATGCTGCGCGAGCGTGGGCTGCTGGAGGGCCTGCTGGAGGACGTGCGGCCGGCCTGA
- a CDS encoding S8 family serine peptidase, with protein MSLSSRVAALAAAVFVAACGGGGGDGGGSPTPPPPPPPGTFQVSGQIRVADNTLVDSDVNDVNAPYAPNDSFATAQPLPNPVSLAGYVTEAGAGPVGRLRAAGDLNDLFRIDAVAGQTVSLVLADPTASDIDLFLCDENQVEVADSVGTGRLESVTIPTTGRYYVRVNAYAGAGSYVLALGQPTPAAADAGTLQSSADFVPGEVVVRWRNPARVQEAGKRSAATALSVHALSKAAGATEGDWLVKLDDPRSTLASSNRSGRDALPANAALSTRDLKAATLQAIKRLRADPAVLYAEPNYIRHRMAVPNDQYYNLQWHYPLINLPAAWDITTGSNSVIVAVIDTGVLLGHPDLAGKLVPGYDFISDIGNANDGNGPDADPNDAGDNATPNGSSFHGTHVAGTIAASSNTTPSRGVAGVAWGARIMPLRVLGTRGGTSFDITQAVLYAARLTNSSGTLPAQRADIMNLSLGGTGSSQAEQNAYNQARAAGVIIVAAAGNDGNAVPNYPASYDGVISVSAVGIRKTLASYSNFGSRVDVAAPGGDSGDFNGDGYTDLVLSTHGDDSDGAVVYTYGLQAGTSMATPHVAGVLALMKSVNPALTPDDIDRLLAAGRLTTELGAAGRDDNFGHGLIDALKAVQAAQNGTTPTPALLSSTPGTLNFGPGSTMQTLVLSNGGSEALSVTAVNVTPAASWLNVAPPAAANGLGTYTVTVNRGTLAPGAYNTTIQFVSTANTVTVPVVLQVTAGGGTTPSANLGVLYVQLVNPDTMAGVAQRQVSATNGVYNFSFTNVAAGTYIVVAGSDPDNDDTICNVGEACGAYLTLDDPVRVTVNANRSGLDFTADFVTSIGANGVVRGNPLSRNASTTGVPRMKAPAP; from the coding sequence ATGTCGCTGTCATCACGCGTTGCTGCACTTGCCGCTGCCGTTTTCGTTGCCGCCTGTGGCGGTGGCGGAGGCGACGGCGGTGGATCGCCCACCCCACCGCCGCCCCCGCCGCCCGGCACCTTCCAGGTCTCGGGCCAGATCCGCGTGGCCGACAACACGCTCGTCGACAGCGACGTCAACGACGTCAACGCGCCCTACGCGCCCAACGACAGTTTCGCCACGGCACAGCCCCTGCCCAACCCTGTGAGCCTCGCGGGTTATGTCACCGAGGCCGGCGCGGGCCCCGTCGGGCGCTTGCGCGCCGCAGGCGACCTGAACGACCTCTTCCGCATCGATGCGGTGGCGGGCCAGACCGTCTCGCTCGTGCTGGCCGACCCGACGGCCAGCGACATCGACCTCTTCCTCTGCGACGAGAACCAGGTTGAGGTCGCCGATTCCGTCGGCACGGGCCGGCTCGAGAGCGTGACCATTCCCACCACCGGCCGCTACTACGTGCGGGTAAATGCGTACGCCGGTGCCGGCAGCTACGTGCTGGCCCTCGGCCAACCCACGCCCGCTGCGGCCGATGCCGGCACGCTGCAGAGCAGCGCCGACTTCGTGCCCGGCGAGGTGGTCGTGCGCTGGCGCAACCCGGCCCGGGTGCAGGAGGCCGGCAAGCGCAGCGCGGCCACTGCGCTGTCGGTGCATGCACTCTCGAAGGCCGCCGGCGCCACCGAGGGCGACTGGCTCGTCAAGCTCGACGACCCGCGCAGCACGCTCGCGTCGTCGAACCGCAGCGGTCGCGATGCACTGCCGGCCAATGCCGCCCTGTCGACACGCGACCTCAAGGCCGCCACGCTGCAGGCGATCAAGCGCCTGCGCGCCGACCCGGCGGTGCTCTACGCCGAGCCCAACTACATCCGCCACCGGATGGCCGTGCCCAACGACCAGTACTACAACCTGCAGTGGCACTACCCGCTCATCAACCTGCCGGCCGCATGGGACATCACCACCGGCAGCAACTCGGTGATCGTGGCGGTGATCGACACCGGCGTGCTGCTGGGCCACCCCGACCTCGCGGGCAAGCTCGTGCCGGGCTATGACTTCATCAGCGACATCGGCAACGCCAACGATGGCAACGGCCCCGATGCCGACCCCAATGACGCGGGCGACAACGCCACGCCCAACGGCTCGAGCTTCCACGGCACGCACGTGGCGGGCACCATCGCAGCGTCGAGCAACACCACACCTTCGCGCGGCGTCGCCGGCGTGGCCTGGGGCGCGCGCATCATGCCGCTGCGGGTGCTCGGCACACGGGGCGGCACGTCGTTCGACATCACCCAGGCCGTGCTCTACGCTGCTCGCCTGACCAACAGCTCGGGCACCCTGCCGGCGCAGCGCGCCGACATCATGAACCTGAGCCTCGGCGGCACAGGCTCCTCCCAGGCGGAGCAGAACGCCTACAACCAGGCGCGCGCCGCGGGCGTCATCATCGTCGCCGCGGCCGGCAACGACGGCAACGCGGTGCCCAACTACCCGGCCTCCTACGACGGCGTGATCTCGGTCAGCGCGGTGGGCATCCGCAAGACGCTCGCGAGCTACTCCAACTTCGGCTCGCGCGTCGACGTGGCTGCACCGGGCGGCGACTCCGGCGACTTCAACGGCGACGGCTACACCGACCTCGTGCTGAGCACCCATGGCGACGACAGCGACGGTGCCGTGGTCTACACCTACGGCCTGCAGGCCGGCACCTCGATGGCCACGCCCCACGTGGCCGGCGTGCTGGCGCTGATGAAATCGGTGAACCCCGCGCTCACGCCTGACGACATCGACCGCCTGCTCGCCGCCGGCCGCCTGACCACCGAGCTCGGCGCCGCCGGCCGCGACGACAACTTCGGCCACGGCCTGATCGATGCGCTGAAGGCCGTGCAAGCGGCCCAGAACGGCACCACTCCCACGCCGGCGCTGCTGTCGTCGACACCGGGCACGCTCAACTTCGGGCCCGGCTCGACCATGCAGACCCTGGTGCTGAGCAACGGCGGCAGCGAAGCGCTGAGCGTGACCGCGGTCAACGTCACGCCCGCGGCCAGTTGGCTCAACGTCGCGCCACCCGCCGCGGCCAACGGCCTGGGCACCTACACCGTGACCGTGAACCGCGGCACGCTGGCGCCCGGGGCCTACAACACCACGATCCAGTTCGTGTCGACCGCCAACACCGTGACCGTGCCCGTGGTGCTGCAGGTGACGGCCGGTGGCGGCACTACCCCGAGCGCCAACCTCGGCGTGCTCTACGTGCAACTGGTGAACCCCGACACCATGGCGGGCGTGGCCCAGCGCCAGGTCTCGGCCACCAATGGCGTCTACAACTTCAGCTTCACCAACGTGGCCGCCGGCACCTACATCGTCGTGGCGGGCAGCGACCCCGACAACGACGACACCATCTGCAACGTGGGTGAAGCCTGCGGCGCCTATCTCACGCTCGACGACCCGGTGCGCGTGACGGTCAACGCCAACCGCAGCGGCCTCGACTTCACGGCCGACTTCGTGACCTCGATCGGTGCGAATGGCGTGGTCCGCGGGAACCCGCTGTCTCGCAATGCGTCCACCACCGGTGTCCCACGCATGAAGGCCCCCGCACCATGA
- a CDS encoding prolyl oligopeptidase family serine peptidase, whose protein sequence is MKLLARLAVVAPLLFLSSFSAVSQNMPQPPAAPDSTDPFLWLEGVDDEKALGWVRERNAVSQKELMAQPGFEHTRAQLLEVLNAKDRIPNVTRRGDWLYNFWQDEHNKRGLWRRTTLADYRQANPKWETVLDLDALAAAEKENWVWGGAACLGPSYRHCLISLSRGGADAKVVREFDAAKKEFVSGGFSLPEAKGDVDWIDADTIYVATDFGPGSMTDSGYPRVIKRWKRGTPLSAAVTVFEGEAKDVAVHVSVDPTPGFERTVFYRSLDFYNTKVFLLDREAKGEKLVPLDIPSDASPAFLRDTLLLSLRSEMTVGEQRFPAGSLLHTNASAYLQGQRKLAALFTPTATRSLSGYTATKSHVLLNIIDNVAGKLEQWHKSGDTFTRREVNAPYPGSLGVSALHDPLIKDDPLAEAYWLSYTDFLTPDSLYLGSTANEKRELLKSRGSLFDNAGMRAEQRFATSKDGTKVPYFVVWPKGAQPDGANPTLLYGYGGFEISLKPWYSGGFGRNWYSRGGVLVVANIRGGGEYGPRWHQAAVKANKQRSYDDFIAVAEDLIQHKITSPKHLGIMGGSNGGLLVGATVVQRPDLFNAVVCQVPLLDMRRYHTLLAGASWMAEYGNPDRADEWAYIAKYSPYQNVKPGVKYPRVLFTTSTRDDRVHPGHARKMAARMLAQGHDILYYENIEGGHGGAADNEQRAHLQALEFSYLWQQLGR, encoded by the coding sequence ATGAAGCTGCTCGCCCGCCTGGCCGTCGTCGCCCCGCTCCTTTTTCTTTCCAGCTTTTCCGCCGTGTCGCAAAACATGCCCCAGCCCCCCGCCGCGCCCGACAGCACCGACCCGTTCCTCTGGCTCGAAGGGGTCGACGACGAGAAGGCGCTGGGCTGGGTGCGCGAACGCAATGCGGTGTCGCAGAAAGAGCTGATGGCGCAGCCCGGCTTCGAGCACACCCGCGCGCAGTTGCTCGAGGTGCTGAATGCGAAAGACCGCATCCCCAACGTCACCCGCCGCGGCGACTGGCTCTACAACTTCTGGCAGGACGAGCACAACAAGCGCGGCCTGTGGCGCCGCACCACGCTGGCCGACTACCGGCAGGCCAACCCGAAGTGGGAAACAGTGCTCGACCTCGACGCTCTCGCCGCGGCCGAGAAGGAGAACTGGGTCTGGGGCGGTGCGGCCTGCCTGGGCCCGAGCTACCGCCACTGCCTGATCTCGCTGTCGCGCGGCGGTGCCGACGCGAAGGTGGTGCGCGAGTTCGATGCGGCGAAGAAGGAGTTCGTCAGCGGCGGCTTCAGCCTGCCCGAGGCGAAGGGCGATGTCGACTGGATCGACGCGGACACGATCTACGTCGCCACCGATTTCGGCCCCGGCTCGATGACCGACTCGGGCTACCCGCGCGTCATCAAGCGCTGGAAACGGGGCACGCCCCTGAGCGCCGCCGTGACCGTCTTCGAAGGCGAAGCGAAGGACGTGGCGGTGCACGTGAGCGTCGACCCGACGCCCGGCTTCGAGCGAACGGTGTTCTACCGCTCGCTCGATTTCTACAACACCAAGGTCTTCCTGCTCGATCGAGAGGCCAAGGGCGAGAAGCTCGTGCCGCTCGACATCCCGAGCGACGCCAGCCCCGCCTTCCTGCGCGACACGCTGCTCCTGAGCCTGCGCAGCGAGATGACGGTCGGCGAGCAGCGCTTCCCCGCGGGCTCGCTGCTGCACACCAACGCCAGCGCCTACCTGCAAGGCCAACGCAAGCTGGCGGCGCTCTTCACGCCCACGGCCACGCGGTCCTTGTCGGGCTACACCGCCACCAAGAGCCATGTGCTGCTCAACATCATCGACAACGTGGCCGGCAAGCTGGAGCAGTGGCACAAGAGCGGCGACACCTTCACCCGGCGCGAGGTCAACGCGCCCTACCCCGGATCGCTCGGCGTGAGCGCCCTGCACGACCCGCTGATCAAGGACGACCCGCTCGCCGAGGCCTACTGGCTGAGCTACACCGATTTCCTGACGCCTGATTCGCTCTACCTCGGCAGCACCGCCAACGAAAAGCGCGAGCTGCTGAAGTCACGGGGTTCGCTGTTCGACAACGCGGGCATGCGCGCCGAGCAGCGCTTTGCCACCTCGAAAGACGGCACCAAGGTGCCCTACTTCGTGGTCTGGCCCAAAGGCGCCCAGCCCGACGGCGCGAACCCCACCCTGCTCTACGGCTACGGCGGCTTCGAGATCTCGCTCAAGCCCTGGTACTCGGGCGGCTTCGGCCGCAACTGGTACAGCCGCGGCGGCGTGCTGGTCGTGGCCAACATCCGCGGCGGCGGCGAATACGGCCCGCGGTGGCACCAGGCGGCGGTCAAGGCGAACAAGCAACGCAGCTACGACGACTTCATCGCGGTGGCCGAAGACCTGATCCAGCACAAGATCACGTCGCCGAAGCATCTCGGCATCATGGGCGGCAGCAACGGCGGCCTGCTGGTCGGTGCCACCGTCGTGCAGCGGCCCGATCTCTTCAACGCCGTGGTGTGCCAGGTGCCGCTGCTCGACATGCGCCGCTACCACACGCTGCTGGCCGGCGCCTCGTGGATGGCCGAATACGGCAACCCCGACCGGGCCGACGAGTGGGCCTACATCGCCAAGTACAGCCCCTACCAGAACGTGAAGCCCGGCGTGAAGTACCCACGCGTGCTCTTCACCACCTCCACACGCGACGACCGCGTGCACCCCGGCCACGCCCGCAAGATGGCCGCCCGCATGCTGGCGCAAGGCCACGACATCCTCTACTACGAGAACATCGAAGGCGGCCACGGGGGTGCCGCCGACAACGAACAACGTGCGCACCTGCAGGCGCTCGAGTTCAGCTACCTCTGGCAGCAGCTCGGGCGTTGA
- a CDS encoding YaeQ family protein: MALKATIYKAQVQLADMDRNIYGDHNVTIARHPSETDERMMIRLLAFALNVPADDHQGNLEFAKDLWDTDEPSLWQKDLTGQIVQWIDLGQPDDKRVMKSAPRAERVAVYSYTSSTPIWWSGIATKITRASNVTVWQVPAEQSQALAALAQRTMQLQVTVQDGTVWVGDGASSIEITPQKLYG; encoded by the coding sequence ATGGCCCTCAAGGCAACGATCTACAAGGCGCAGGTCCAACTGGCCGACATGGATCGCAACATCTACGGCGACCACAACGTGACCATCGCGCGCCACCCGTCGGAAACCGACGAACGCATGATGATCCGCCTGCTGGCCTTCGCCCTCAACGTGCCAGCCGACGACCACCAGGGCAACCTCGAATTCGCCAAGGACCTGTGGGACACCGACGAGCCCAGCCTCTGGCAGAAAGACCTCACCGGCCAGATCGTGCAGTGGATCGACCTCGGCCAGCCCGACGACAAGCGCGTGATGAAGTCGGCCCCGCGCGCCGAGCGTGTGGCGGTCTACAGCTACACGAGCAGCACGCCGATCTGGTGGAGCGGCATCGCCACCAAGATCACGCGCGCCAGCAACGTGACGGTGTGGCAGGTGCCGGCCGAGCAGAGCCAGGCGCTCGCGGCCCTGGCGCAGCGCACGATGCAGCTGCAGGTGACGGTGCAGGACGGCACCGTGTGGGTGGGCGACGGCGCGAGCAGCATTGAGATCACGCCGCAGAAGCTGTACGGTTAA
- a CDS encoding protease complex subunit PrcB family protein, with amino-acid sequence MTRNPFLILSLAATLGACQAQAPAPATSSDPATLPFQVLHLGTQCGADSASVDRIADAAGLRQAIAGRTVGATPTVPAADFDRSLVLRLSMGQQPNPGHRLGVTGVRLQGASRRLIIDTVWATPEPGRMYATVITQPCVIVAVPRGDYGGVAVLDAQGRERMGAALTLR; translated from the coding sequence ATGACGCGCAACCCTTTCCTGATCCTGAGCCTGGCCGCCACGCTCGGGGCTTGCCAGGCACAGGCCCCGGCCCCCGCAACCTCCTCGGATCCGGCCACGCTGCCGTTCCAGGTCCTGCATCTGGGCACGCAGTGCGGGGCCGACAGCGCCTCGGTCGACCGCATCGCCGACGCGGCCGGCTTGCGCCAGGCCATCGCCGGCCGCACGGTCGGTGCCACGCCCACGGTGCCGGCCGCCGACTTCGACCGCTCGCTGGTGCTGCGCCTGTCGATGGGCCAGCAGCCCAACCCCGGCCACCGCCTGGGCGTGACCGGCGTGCGCCTGCAGGGCGCATCGCGGCGCCTCATCATCGACACCGTGTGGGCCACGCCCGAGCCCGGTCGCATGTACGCCACGGTGATCACGCAGCCCTGCGTGATCGTGGCGGTGCCGCGCGGCGACTACGGCGGCGTGGCGGTGCTCGACGCGCAGGGCCGCGAGCGCATGGGGGCGGCACTCACGCTGCGCTGA
- a CDS encoding DUF924 family protein: MNPQAHDVLRFWIGDGPPYAARPEWFRKSDDFDREIERRFAPLIEAALQDRLQGWADDPHTALARVILLDQFTRNVYRHTPKAFAGDTLALAAARAMLTAGQDAALAPVQKVFAYLPFEHAEDLSAQDTSVQLFDALAHEAPEAGAGWLDYAHRHREIVARFGRFPHRNAILGRPSTAEEIDFLRQPGSSF; this comes from the coding sequence ATGAACCCGCAAGCCCACGACGTCCTGCGCTTCTGGATTGGCGACGGCCCGCCCTATGCCGCGCGGCCGGAGTGGTTCCGCAAGAGCGACGACTTCGACCGCGAGATCGAGCGCCGCTTCGCTCCCCTGATCGAGGCCGCCCTGCAGGACCGGCTGCAAGGCTGGGCGGACGACCCGCACACGGCGCTCGCCCGCGTGATCCTGCTCGACCAGTTCACCCGCAACGTCTACCGCCACACGCCCAAGGCCTTTGCCGGCGACACGCTCGCGCTCGCCGCCGCACGCGCGATGCTCACCGCCGGGCAGGACGCCGCGCTCGCCCCAGTGCAGAAGGTGTTTGCATACCTGCCCTTCGAACACGCCGAAGACCTGTCGGCTCAGGACACCTCCGTCCAGCTGTTCGACGCCCTCGCCCACGAGGCACCCGAGGCCGGCGCCGGCTGGCTCGACTACGCGCACCGCCATCGGGAGATCGTGGCGCGCTTCGGCCGCTTCCCCCACCGCAACGCCATCCTCGGCCGGCCTTCGACCGCCGAGGAAATCGACTTCCTGCGCCAGCCCGGCTCCTCGTTCTGA